In one window of Gemmatimonadaceae bacterium DNA:
- the lgt gene encoding prolipoprotein diacylglyceryl transferase: MNPNGILHHPTVFHLGPIELTGFGLAVLAGFAIAQIICQRELWRRGQDAESDAIADVVMAALVGTLIGAKTYYVVLSGDPSAFFSRGGFVFWGGFMGAVTLCWATITYKKLSFLRIADVAGIAIAAGYSVGRSGCWAVGDDYGRPWTGFLATRFPEGAPPSTVSVMSSQFGVQFPAGTPPDTVIAVHPTQLYEVVLGFVMFAVLWRFRKHAHREGWLFGVWCLLAGIERFVIEFFRAKDDRLTAGLTTAQIIAISVFTVGIGLLLARRRRGTPLAA; encoded by the coding sequence ATGAATCCGAACGGCATTCTCCATCATCCGACGGTGTTTCACCTCGGCCCCATCGAACTGACCGGCTTTGGCCTCGCGGTGCTTGCCGGATTCGCCATCGCGCAGATCATCTGCCAGCGAGAGCTCTGGCGACGCGGTCAGGACGCCGAGTCGGACGCGATCGCCGACGTGGTCATGGCCGCGCTGGTCGGAACGCTGATCGGCGCGAAGACGTACTACGTGGTCCTCTCCGGTGATCCCAGCGCCTTTTTCAGTCGCGGTGGGTTTGTGTTCTGGGGTGGGTTCATGGGCGCGGTCACACTGTGCTGGGCGACTATCACATACAAGAAGCTCAGTTTCCTGCGGATCGCCGACGTTGCCGGCATCGCCATCGCCGCGGGCTACTCGGTGGGGCGCTCCGGGTGCTGGGCGGTGGGTGACGATTATGGGCGTCCCTGGACGGGCTTCCTGGCCACGCGATTCCCCGAAGGAGCGCCACCATCGACCGTCTCCGTCATGAGTTCGCAGTTCGGCGTCCAGTTTCCGGCTGGTACCCCGCCCGACACGGTGATCGCGGTGCATCCGACGCAGTTGTACGAAGTCGTGCTTGGTTTCGTCATGTTCGCCGTGCTCTGGCGGTTTCGTAAGCACGCGCATCGGGAAGGGTGGCTGTTTGGCGTCTGGTGCCTGTTGGCCGGTATTGAGCGCTTCGTCATTGAGTTCTTTCGTGCCAAGGACGACCGGCTCACGGCCGGTCTCACGACGGCACAGATCATCGCCATCTCCGTCTTTACCGTGGGGATCGGCCTGTTGTTGGCTCGACGGAGACGCGGGACGCCGCTGGCCGCGTAG
- a CDS encoding ferrous iron transport protein A, with product MAAHLPTIDQQTQPAAQRTCALASCRPGSRATVVDIGCATDEACRLRALGLCEGTDVSVIDARHAMLLDVRGTRLALGSALTAGITVQPISARG from the coding sequence GTGGCCGCTCATCTTCCTACCATCGACCAGCAGACTCAGCCAGCCGCGCAGCGTACCTGCGCGTTGGCGTCGTGCCGTCCAGGAAGTCGGGCAACCGTGGTGGACATTGGGTGCGCCACCGACGAAGCGTGCCGACTTCGCGCGCTGGGACTCTGTGAAGGAACCGATGTCAGCGTCATCGACGCTCGGCATGCGATGCTGCTGGATGTTCGCGGCACGCGCCTCGCTCTGGGCTCTGCGCTCACAGCCGGCATCACGGTCCAGCCGATCTCGGCGCGCGGCTGA
- the feoB gene encoding ferrous iron transport protein B: MADDDDSVGTPRPAREALRVAIIGNPNTGKTTLFNALTGLRQRVGNFAGVTVERIEGTFKGPDSRRFVVLDLPGSYSLSAGSPDERIALEVLLGRDHDRWRPDVVLVVVDAVHLERNLFLASQVIELGVPVVIALNQFDVAESLGVRIDVPELIHELGVPIVPTVAIRGEGIEPVKRALLTAATLPAPSRRFALPDMAQSALEPLVACLVADGLPEIAAHMEAMRLLGVDKPEAHVARVPGIAAAIASAVSDLERAGFVPGRFEAETRYAWIAQVLSRTVTRRVNALRTSSDRIDAIVLHRVWGPLVFLVLMVIVFQAVFSWATPLMDGIQSLIAFGGHAIGGRLPPGDLQSLVVDGVFAGVGSVLVFLPQIAILFAFIGVLEHSGYMARAAYLMDRVMRRVGLHGKSFIPMLSGYACAVPGIMATRTIEDPKDRLATILVVPLMSCSARLPVYTLLIGAFVPPTVLLPGFTLQGATMLVMYLLGTIVALMVAAVFKRTLLKGPARPMILELPPYRWPSVKSLGVSVAQRCQLFLRRAGTVILSLSILLWALATYPKAPPDAALSTVAQQEQQLGHSMLGRMGHAIEPLVRPLGYDWKIGVSIVSSFAAREVFVSTMSTIYGVGDVGDSERALQSRLVEERHPVTGARVYTPLIAVGLMVFYVFALMCISTIAVTVREAGGGRIGWGWAGLQFTYMLALAYGAAWTVYAGGRALGFGG; this comes from the coding sequence GTGGCTGACGACGACGATTCCGTCGGCACGCCCCGGCCCGCGCGTGAAGCACTGCGCGTGGCCATCATCGGCAATCCGAACACCGGCAAGACGACGCTGTTCAATGCGCTCACCGGCCTGCGTCAACGGGTCGGGAATTTTGCCGGCGTCACGGTCGAACGCATCGAAGGGACGTTCAAGGGGCCGGACAGTCGCCGCTTCGTTGTCCTGGACCTCCCTGGCAGCTATTCGCTATCGGCCGGTTCACCCGACGAGCGCATCGCTCTTGAGGTGCTGCTGGGTCGCGACCATGACCGCTGGCGCCCCGACGTCGTGTTGGTGGTCGTCGATGCCGTGCATCTTGAGCGCAATTTGTTTCTCGCCAGTCAGGTCATCGAGTTGGGCGTTCCGGTCGTGATTGCGCTCAACCAGTTCGACGTGGCGGAATCGCTTGGCGTGCGCATCGATGTGCCCGAGTTGATTCACGAATTGGGTGTCCCGATCGTGCCGACGGTGGCAATTCGAGGCGAAGGGATTGAGCCGGTGAAACGCGCCCTGCTCACGGCCGCAACACTTCCAGCACCGTCGCGCCGCTTTGCGCTTCCGGACATGGCGCAGTCCGCACTTGAACCGCTGGTGGCGTGCCTGGTGGCGGACGGTCTGCCGGAGATCGCCGCGCATATGGAAGCCATGCGGTTGCTGGGCGTCGACAAACCCGAGGCGCATGTCGCCAGGGTTCCGGGGATTGCGGCCGCCATCGCCAGCGCAGTCTCCGACCTCGAGCGCGCCGGCTTCGTCCCCGGACGCTTCGAAGCGGAAACGCGCTACGCATGGATTGCACAGGTGCTCTCGCGCACCGTCACGCGTCGCGTCAACGCCCTCCGTACATCCAGCGATCGCATCGATGCGATCGTTCTGCATCGCGTGTGGGGTCCGTTGGTCTTTCTTGTCCTGATGGTGATCGTCTTTCAGGCGGTCTTCTCATGGGCGACCCCGCTGATGGACGGCATCCAGTCGCTAATCGCTTTCGGCGGTCACGCCATTGGCGGACGACTGCCGCCGGGTGATCTGCAGAGTCTTGTCGTCGACGGCGTGTTTGCCGGCGTCGGTTCCGTACTGGTCTTCCTGCCACAGATCGCGATCCTGTTCGCGTTTATCGGAGTGTTGGAGCATTCCGGTTACATGGCGCGCGCCGCCTATCTGATGGACCGTGTCATGCGTCGTGTTGGGCTGCACGGCAAGAGCTTCATCCCCATGCTCTCCGGCTATGCGTGCGCGGTGCCCGGCATCATGGCGACGCGCACCATCGAGGATCCGAAGGACCGGCTGGCAACGATCCTGGTCGTGCCGCTGATGAGTTGTTCCGCGCGGCTGCCGGTGTATACGCTCCTCATCGGCGCCTTCGTCCCGCCCACGGTGCTGTTGCCCGGATTCACGCTGCAGGGCGCGACGATGCTCGTCATGTACTTGCTGGGAACGATCGTCGCGCTCATGGTCGCGGCGGTCTTCAAGCGTACGCTCCTGAAGGGCCCGGCGCGACCGATGATCCTCGAGCTGCCCCCGTATCGCTGGCCCAGCGTGAAATCACTGGGCGTGTCGGTGGCACAACGCTGCCAGCTCTTTCTCCGTCGCGCGGGCACGGTGATTCTCTCCCTGTCGATCCTGCTCTGGGCGCTGGCGACGTATCCCAAGGCGCCACCGGACGCGGCGCTGTCGACGGTGGCACAGCAGGAACAGCAGCTCGGCCACTCGATGCTGGGGCGGATGGGCCACGCCATTGAACCCCTGGTGCGACCGCTGGGGTACGACTGGAAGATCGGCGTGTCCATCGTCTCCAGTTTTGCCGCGCGGGAGGTGTTCGTTTCCACCATGAGCACCATCTATGGTGTCGGCGACGTGGGTGACAGTGAGCGCGCGTTGCAGTCACGACTGGTGGAGGAGCGCCACCCCGTCACCGGTGCGCGGGTGTACACGCCACTCATCGCGGTTGGTTTGATGGTGTTCTACGTCTTCGCCCTGATGTGTATCAGCACCATCGCCGTTACGGTGCGCGAGGCCGGCGGCGGACGGATCGGTTGGGGGTGGGCGGGATTGCAATTCACGTACATGTTGGCGCTGGCCTATGGCGCGGCGTGGACGGTGTACGCGGGTGGACGCGCCCTTGGTTTCGGAGGTTAA
- a CDS encoding FeoB-associated Cys-rich membrane protein: MQTLIVLAVVALAALAVARRIWKAVQAARKPAGGCGSDCGCDH, encoded by the coding sequence GTGCAGACGCTCATCGTACTTGCTGTGGTGGCGCTGGCCGCATTGGCGGTGGCGCGACGGATCTGGAAAGCGGTACAGGCGGCGCGGAAGCCGGCGGGTGGGTGCGGATCGGACTGCGGGTGTGATCACTGA
- a CDS encoding haloacid dehalogenase-like hydrolase has protein sequence MKLVLFDIDGTLLWTDGAGRRAMEGALFEIFGRHGDPTYRYDGKTDKQIAREQMRGAGFEDEQITARMDDVLQAYVQRLDLELERDAATSRLCAGVQPLLDAVESQARATMGLLTGNIEPGARRKLRAVGVDFARFRVNAFGSDHEERPQLPVVAQLRAEQFLGTAMSGDRMVIIGDTPADIHCGRALGVRAIGVATGRYSVDDLAAHHPAAVFETLEDTDAVLAAILGG, from the coding sequence GTGAAGCTTGTACTCTTCGATATCGATGGCACCCTCCTCTGGACCGACGGGGCGGGACGTCGTGCCATGGAAGGCGCGTTGTTCGAGATCTTCGGCCGGCACGGTGATCCCACGTACCGGTACGACGGGAAGACCGACAAGCAGATTGCCCGTGAACAGATGCGCGGCGCCGGCTTCGAGGATGAGCAGATCACGGCCCGCATGGACGACGTGTTGCAGGCCTACGTCCAGCGGTTGGATCTCGAGTTGGAACGCGACGCCGCGACGTCGCGATTGTGTGCCGGCGTCCAGCCGCTCCTTGATGCCGTCGAATCACAGGCGCGCGCCACCATGGGATTGCTCACCGGCAACATCGAACCCGGTGCCCGCCGAAAACTGCGGGCAGTGGGTGTGGATTTTGCCCGATTTCGCGTGAATGCGTTTGGCAGCGACCACGAGGAGCGTCCTCAACTGCCGGTCGTCGCGCAGTTGCGGGCCGAGCAATTCCTCGGAACGGCCATGTCGGGTGACCGGATGGTGATCATTGGCGATACGCCGGCGGATATTCACTGCGGCCGTGCATTGGGCGTGCGCGCGATCGGCGTGGCGACCGGGCGTTACAGCGTGGATGACCTTGCCGCGCACCATCCCGCCGCGGTGTTCGAGACGCTCGAGGACACGGACGCGGTGCTGGCCGCCATTCTCGGCGGATGA
- a CDS encoding EamA family transporter: MPSRPSFGATDVGLLLMALIWGVNFSVVKAGIRTLEPFAFNGLRVALAAVVLGALSWFTRADRWPSRRDVVHLALLGLVGNGLYQLFFILGMARTRAGIAALVMAAGPAYIAIISHLLGRERLPVRAWAGIGMQLTGVACVVASTHGLDAGTNSMLGAGMIACGSLMWAMFSVMLQPYTTRAHPFHLSSITMASGAAFLLVVATPALRRLDVAGVVPSEWGAVAYAGIGALVIAYLLFYRGVRVLGPTRTAMYGNLQPLIAIAVAWLMLSERPTGWQLLGASLITGGLLLSRTAASRPIPRPLSPSSVRS; this comes from the coding sequence ATGCCCTCCCGACCGTCATTCGGTGCGACCGATGTCGGCCTGCTGCTGATGGCCCTGATCTGGGGCGTCAACTTCAGCGTCGTCAAAGCTGGCATCCGCACGCTTGAACCGTTCGCCTTCAACGGGTTGCGTGTCGCACTCGCCGCAGTCGTGCTGGGCGCGCTCTCGTGGTTCACACGTGCCGACCGCTGGCCGTCGCGTCGCGATGTCGTGCATCTGGCGCTCCTCGGGCTGGTCGGCAATGGACTCTACCAACTGTTCTTCATCCTTGGCATGGCGCGCACCCGCGCGGGCATCGCGGCGCTGGTGATGGCGGCCGGCCCGGCGTACATCGCCATCATCTCGCATCTCCTGGGCCGAGAGCGTTTGCCGGTGCGGGCCTGGGCAGGTATCGGCATGCAGTTGACGGGCGTGGCCTGTGTGGTGGCGAGCACACACGGACTGGATGCCGGCACCAACTCCATGCTCGGCGCGGGAATGATCGCCTGCGGCAGCCTGATGTGGGCGATGTTCAGCGTCATGCTGCAGCCGTACACCACCCGGGCGCATCCCTTTCACCTGTCATCAATCACGATGGCAAGCGGTGCGGCGTTCCTGCTGGTGGTGGCGACGCCAGCCCTTCGTCGACTCGATGTCGCGGGCGTGGTGCCAAGCGAGTGGGGCGCAGTGGCGTACGCCGGCATCGGTGCGCTCGTGATCGCCTATCTGCTGTTCTACAGAGGCGTGCGCGTGTTGGGACCAACCCGAACGGCCATGTACGGCAATCTGCAACCGCTGATCGCGATCGCAGTGGCGTGGCTGATGCTGAGCGAGCGCCCCACGGGCTGGCAACTGCTTGGCGCCTCTCTCATCACCGGCGGCCTGTTGCTGTCCCGTACTGCGGCATCACGACCGATCCCTCGTCCGCTCTCTCCTTCCTCCGTACGCTCGTGA
- a CDS encoding C40 family peptidase, producing MSELPQRTVRSAVAPLLGDARIAAPLTSQLLAGKVVTLLEVRGDWLHVRGPDAYEGWTHTGYTMPCAGDEAHWRISLGAHVRASTGVVRALPLGARAAPHEDVVQGTVIDHAARPTRFPLEATAIARSAETLYAGASYLWGGVTPWGCDCSGFVQRVFALHGLPLPRDAWQQALRGQSMPANASADHTPGDLLFFSDREDRRVTHVGIALDRHRMVHSALMRGGIAIEHLQADDVYVARLRHQCVAVQRVL from the coding sequence ATGTCTGAACTGCCGCAGCGTACGGTGCGCAGTGCCGTCGCACCGTTGCTTGGCGACGCGCGTATCGCCGCACCGCTGACGTCGCAGCTGTTGGCGGGCAAGGTGGTCACCCTGCTGGAGGTTCGTGGCGACTGGCTTCACGTGCGCGGCCCGGATGCGTATGAAGGATGGACGCACACCGGGTACACGATGCCATGCGCGGGCGACGAAGCACACTGGCGCATTTCATTGGGCGCGCACGTGCGCGCGAGCACGGGCGTGGTGCGCGCGCTTCCGTTGGGTGCCCGTGCGGCGCCTCATGAGGACGTGGTGCAGGGAACGGTGATCGATCACGCCGCTCGTCCGACCCGGTTTCCCCTTGAGGCGACGGCCATCGCCCGCAGTGCGGAGACGTTGTATGCCGGCGCGAGCTACCTCTGGGGTGGCGTGACCCCGTGGGGCTGTGATTGTTCAGGTTTCGTACAGCGGGTGTTTGCCCTGCATGGGTTGCCGCTGCCCAGAGATGCCTGGCAACAGGCGCTGCGCGGCCAGTCGATGCCGGCCAACGCGTCGGCGGATCATACGCCGGGGGACCTCCTGTTCTTCTCGGATCGCGAGGACCGGCGCGTCACCCATGTCGGAATCGCGCTCGACCGGCATCGCATGGTACACAGTGCGCTCATGCGAGGAGGCATCGCCATCGAGCACCTGCAGGCCGACGACGTGTATGTCGCGCGTTTGCGCCATCAATGCGTCGCGGTCCAGCGAGTTCTCTAG
- a CDS encoding P1 family peptidase yields the protein MVSAPPPIWHRLGLCIGHATDQAGATGCTVVRGISQPFRCAAALIGRASGSRELATCMPEHLVDRTDAVLLTGGSAYGLDAAAGVMRWMEEHARGFPVGRGVVPIVPTAVIFDLAPLGRFDARPTPDMAYKACATAATMVDEGCVGAGTGAVVGKCAGVEFAMKGGIGIGSAEGGGVLAAAIAVVNAFGDVRDGDGRIIAGARASAGGFVDAERVLRGAATPTDFAFVASDGRQNTTLAVVAVSIPLSKSHLAQVAQAATAAFHRRITPCGTAFDGDILFAVSPLPTDVGSAADTVPLARIEALAVAAIEMAIERGVVTAIGREGIPGLADHPHGDRDV from the coding sequence ATGGTTTCCGCTCCTCCACCGATCTGGCACCGGCTCGGCCTGTGCATTGGTCACGCCACCGACCAGGCGGGCGCGACGGGGTGCACGGTCGTGCGCGGCATTTCGCAGCCATTCCGGTGCGCTGCGGCGTTGATCGGTCGGGCAAGCGGAAGTCGCGAGCTGGCCACGTGTATGCCCGAGCATCTGGTCGATCGCACGGATGCCGTGCTGCTGACCGGAGGTTCGGCGTATGGCCTCGATGCCGCGGCCGGTGTCATGCGCTGGATGGAAGAACATGCGCGCGGCTTTCCGGTTGGACGCGGCGTCGTGCCAATCGTGCCGACGGCCGTGATCTTCGATCTGGCCCCGCTGGGGCGCTTCGACGCGCGACCGACGCCGGACATGGCGTACAAGGCGTGCGCAACCGCCGCCACGATGGTCGATGAGGGCTGTGTTGGTGCGGGGACCGGTGCCGTGGTGGGCAAGTGCGCCGGGGTCGAGTTCGCGATGAAAGGCGGGATTGGAATCGGCTCGGCGGAAGGCGGCGGTGTGCTCGCGGCGGCCATCGCCGTCGTCAATGCCTTTGGTGACGTGCGCGACGGCGACGGACGGATCATCGCCGGTGCACGCGCATCGGCGGGAGGATTTGTCGATGCCGAGCGTGTCCTGCGCGGCGCCGCCACACCAACGGATTTCGCATTCGTCGCATCGGATGGTCGGCAGAATACGACGCTGGCCGTGGTGGCGGTCAGCATACCGCTCTCCAAGAGTCATCTGGCGCAGGTCGCGCAGGCGGCAACAGCGGCGTTTCATCGCCGCATTACTCCCTGCGGGACCGCCTTTGACGGCGATATCCTGTTTGCCGTGTCACCGTTGCCGACGGATGTCGGCAGCGCAGCGGACACCGTGCCACTGGCACGAATCGAAGCGCTCGCCGTCGCGGCGATCGAGATGGCCATCGAACGAGGGGTGGTCACGGCCATCGGTCGCGAAGGCATTCCGGGACTGGCCGATCACCCGCATGGAGATCGTGATGTCTGA
- a CDS encoding GAF domain-containing protein: MSPSLDTHPTPASPALSDVLDALDRADSSAARVQAAADAFAAMGFERVVITLRDGSLNVTMSVTAGSADPTGVSGYALQPLPGAVWRRRLPQLERFRVGELYLLDGSDAWVAREFFAAEPSPRSDGRTWLPTDLMLGALYGAEHELLGIVKLAAPRDGRRPTESKRRDLASLVRHLAARLAYDALRGLAQRRSERLQRLQEAGAAMARSLDEHEILRELARQATRSTRAEGVMIGLPDLDQDVLATALRMVRGVERPRAVVRLGEGIIAEVARTGRPVRVGDRDADRAREKAGLAPHLSTYDVMGDSGPAASMLAVPLLAGIHLIGVLAVHAASTEIFSADDEEMLATMGSQAATAVANARRYAESERERRQTEALADVARAVGESLRLGEVLRLILRHSVSLLGVEGACVALRHDDYMHIVAAVGAADVLAGVHLPVASSLLGKAVTENELIVSNDFRNDPNSSRTVQRLAQIQRTAIAPLMTARGTIGAISVINREQPFTADDARVLQRLADHVAVAIVNARLFEEVERATREWKVAFDAIASGMVVLDDALTVRRCNARAAELCGTIIADLLGKSFGPALLGAHAAEVTLLAALVHRSLAEGVAQREIVRDESGERLYEFLVAPHPAGGCVVTFDDVTSVHRLTERHRRVLETVTDAIVITGLDGRIAFANAASNALFRTGELVGQHVAALTAPEWLDEVIVRERSAREGLQQRYECEVVCADGTRRRVAVSSAPLLEVGQVTGTVACLRDVTDQRADAEALVRSEARYERLFESASDAIFTVDPSGCFSSVNRGLLIATGMTRESLIGRPYAVVVDPRDHGIAEHLLTKTFAGERQRLQLRYVGAQGMPRVGAIITSPILERGIVVGGLGIMRDITDEELSRETNAQRERLATAGELLQGVANELNNPLTSLLALTNLGAESSTLVASDREAMTQIAAEAQRVSRILAQLLDATSENHIATESIDVNRSVRRAIELHGLARRGDDAELTTSLDDALPPVRGDARRLQQVLLNLLANAADAVADSRSPRRIHVATRRERDRVLIEVSDTGHGIAPADLSRVFRPMYTTRFERGRNGYGLSIARQLVEAHRGTLTVRSSLGDGTTFTIALPVDAESEEVTASAGLSDRATAHAPDTDSPSVQVTRHGSLLVVEDEAPLRAAISRYLRKLGYEVEAVGRGDEALMRLEQRAFDLILLDLRLPDMSGDEVYRALEARSPALAQRVLFTTGDLSRPAAAEFVVASGRPVIAKPFQLAELDLVLAGLLRET, from the coding sequence ATGTCTCCTTCCCTCGATACCCATCCCACCCCCGCGTCGCCGGCTCTGAGCGACGTGCTGGACGCCCTCGATCGGGCGGACTCGTCGGCCGCGCGCGTACAGGCCGCCGCTGACGCGTTCGCGGCGATGGGCTTCGAACGCGTGGTCATAACTCTGCGAGATGGCTCGCTGAACGTGACCATGTCCGTAACGGCGGGCAGTGCCGATCCGACGGGGGTTTCCGGATATGCCCTGCAACCGCTTCCCGGCGCCGTCTGGCGGCGTCGACTGCCCCAATTGGAGCGCTTTCGTGTCGGCGAGTTGTACTTGCTGGACGGGAGCGACGCGTGGGTTGCGCGCGAGTTCTTTGCGGCGGAGCCATCACCGCGGAGTGACGGGCGCACGTGGCTGCCGACCGATCTCATGCTGGGGGCGCTCTATGGCGCGGAGCATGAGTTGCTGGGAATCGTGAAGCTGGCGGCGCCGCGCGACGGCCGCCGCCCCACTGAATCCAAGCGCCGCGATCTGGCCAGTCTCGTGCGACATTTGGCCGCCCGGCTGGCCTACGACGCGTTGCGTGGTCTCGCCCAGCGGCGCTCCGAGCGGTTGCAGCGACTGCAGGAAGCGGGAGCCGCCATGGCACGCTCGCTGGACGAACACGAAATCCTGCGCGAACTGGCCCGTCAGGCGACGCGGTCGACCCGGGCGGAAGGCGTCATGATCGGCCTCCCCGATCTCGATCAGGATGTGCTGGCCACCGCGTTGCGCATGGTCCGCGGCGTCGAACGTCCACGCGCGGTCGTGCGGCTCGGTGAAGGCATCATCGCCGAAGTCGCACGCACGGGTCGCCCCGTGCGGGTTGGCGATCGCGATGCCGACCGGGCGCGTGAGAAAGCCGGATTGGCGCCGCACCTGTCGACATATGACGTGATGGGTGATTCCGGTCCCGCCGCGTCGATGCTGGCGGTGCCACTGCTGGCAGGAATCCACCTGATCGGCGTGCTGGCCGTGCATGCGGCGTCGACCGAGATCTTCAGCGCTGACGATGAAGAGATGCTCGCGACCATGGGTTCGCAGGCCGCCACGGCGGTGGCCAATGCCCGTCGCTATGCGGAGAGCGAACGCGAACGCCGGCAGACGGAAGCGCTGGCTGACGTGGCGCGAGCCGTGGGAGAATCCCTGCGCCTGGGCGAAGTGCTGCGGCTGATCCTCCGGCATTCGGTGTCGTTGTTGGGCGTTGAAGGCGCCTGCGTTGCGCTGCGTCATGACGACTACATGCATATCGTGGCCGCCGTGGGCGCCGCCGACGTGCTGGCCGGCGTGCATCTGCCGGTGGCCTCCAGTCTGCTCGGCAAGGCCGTCACCGAGAACGAGCTGATCGTATCGAATGACTTTCGCAACGATCCGAACTCGTCGCGCACGGTGCAACGGTTGGCACAGATCCAGCGCACCGCCATCGCGCCGTTGATGACGGCGCGTGGCACGATCGGGGCCATTTCGGTGATCAACCGGGAGCAGCCGTTCACCGCCGATGACGCACGCGTCCTGCAGCGACTGGCCGATCATGTGGCCGTGGCCATCGTCAATGCGCGTCTCTTCGAGGAGGTCGAGCGGGCCACGCGCGAGTGGAAGGTGGCGTTCGATGCCATCGCCAGCGGCATGGTGGTCCTGGATGATGCCCTGACGGTCCGGCGCTGCAACGCACGCGCCGCCGAATTGTGCGGCACCATCATCGCCGACCTGCTGGGGAAATCGTTCGGCCCCGCGCTCCTCGGCGCCCACGCGGCGGAAGTCACGCTGTTGGCCGCATTGGTCCATCGCTCGCTGGCCGAGGGCGTGGCGCAACGCGAAATCGTTCGGGACGAATCCGGGGAGCGCCTGTACGAGTTCCTGGTGGCGCCGCATCCGGCCGGCGGCTGTGTGGTCACCTTCGACGACGTCACCTCGGTTCATCGGCTGACCGAACGGCATCGTCGGGTGCTCGAGACGGTGACCGACGCCATCGTGATCACCGGGTTGGACGGGCGCATCGCGTTCGCCAACGCGGCCTCGAATGCGTTGTTCCGCACCGGTGAACTCGTTGGGCAGCATGTGGCCGCACTCACGGCGCCGGAGTGGCTGGATGAAGTGATCGTGCGCGAGCGGTCGGCGCGTGAAGGACTGCAGCAGCGATACGAATGCGAGGTGGTGTGTGCGGACGGGACGCGTCGACGGGTCGCCGTCAGCAGCGCGCCGCTGCTGGAGGTCGGGCAGGTCACCGGCACGGTCGCGTGTCTGCGCGATGTCACCGATCAGCGCGCGGATGCCGAAGCGCTGGTGCGGTCCGAAGCGCGGTATGAACGGCTCTTCGAATCCGCCAGCGACGCCATCTTCACCGTTGATCCGTCGGGGTGCTTCTCGTCGGTCAATCGCGGGCTCCTGATTGCCACGGGCATGACCCGCGAATCGCTCATCGGGCGGCCCTACGCGGTCGTGGTCGATCCGCGCGATCACGGGATCGCCGAGCACTTGCTCACCAAGACATTTGCCGGCGAGCGTCAGCGGCTCCAGTTGCGGTATGTCGGCGCCCAGGGCATGCCACGCGTGGGTGCGATCATCACGTCGCCCATCCTCGAACGGGGCATCGTGGTGGGTGGGCTGGGAATCATGCGAGATATCACCGACGAAGAGCTGTCGCGCGAGACGAATGCGCAGCGCGAGCGATTGGCGACCGCCGGGGAGCTGTTGCAGGGGGTGGCGAACGAATTGAACAATCCCCTGACGAGCCTCCTGGCGCTCACCAACCTGGGTGCGGAATCGTCGACGCTGGTGGCCAGCGATCGTGAGGCCATGACCCAGATTGCGGCGGAAGCGCAGCGCGTCTCGCGGATTCTCGCCCAACTGCTGGATGCCACCAGCGAAAACCACATCGCGACAGAGTCCATCGATGTGAATCGCAGTGTGCGGCGCGCCATCGAACTGCACGGATTGGCACGGCGCGGTGATGACGCTGAGCTGACGACGTCGCTGGATGACGCGCTGCCGCCAGTGCGAGGTGACGCCCGGCGATTGCAGCAAGTGCTCCTGAATCTGCTGGCCAATGCCGCCGATGCTGTGGCAGACTCGCGCAGTCCACGGCGTATACACGTCGCGACCCGGCGCGAGCGGGATCGGGTGTTGATCGAGGTCTCGGATACTGGTCACGGGATCGCACCCGCCGACTTGTCCCGGGTGTTCCGGCCGATGTACACCACGCGTTTCGAGCGTGGACGCAACGGATACGGCTTGTCCATCGCACGCCAGCTGGTCGAAGCACACCGCGGCACGTTGACGGTGCGATCGTCGCTGGGTGACGGGACCACCTTCACGATCGCGTTGCCGGTTGACGCCGAGAGTGAGGAGGTGACTGCCTCGGCGGGCCTGTCCGATCGCGCTACCGCGCACGCACCGGACACCGACAGTCCGAGTGTCCAGGTCACGCGCCATGGATCGTTGCTGGTGGTGGAGGACGAGGCGCCGCTGCGTGCGGCCATCAGTCGCTACCTCCGCAAGCTGGGCTACGAGGTCGAAGCGGTCGGGCGCGGTGATGAGGCCCTGATGCGACTGGAGCAGCGTGCGTTCGATCTGATCCTGTTGGACCTGCGACTGCCGGATATGTCGGGCGACGAGGTGTACCGCGCACTGGAGGCGCGTTCGCCGGCACTGGCGCAGCGTGTGCTGTTCACGACGGGAGACCTCAGTCGCCCAGCCGCCGCCGAATTTGTGGTGGCATCGGGACGCCCCGTTATCGCCAAACCGTTCCAGTTGGCAGAGCTGGATCTCGTGCTCGCGGGGTTGCTGCGGGAGACGTGA